The Populus alba chromosome 6, ASM523922v2, whole genome shotgun sequence genomic interval AATCGATTTAAGCAACATTTAGCTGGAGCTAAAGGAGAAGTTGGACAATGTCGCAAATGTCCTCCTGATGTTCGACATCAAATGCTTTTGAACCTTAAAGGAAATGTTGAAacgaaaaaaaagaattagagaaATGCAAGCAGATTTCAATCCCTTTAATGCACAACAAAGGGAGCATGAAAAATTGATGATTAGGCAATTAGAatatgatgatggtgatgatgaggaggaggaggaggatgaggatgtcaatactaaaaaacataTGTTACCACCGAAggttgcaaaaaagaaaaagattcaaaGCACCGGTACTGTAAAACAATCAACTACAAGCTATGGAAAGCAGAAGAAATCTGCAACATTAGGGACATATTTCATGCCGAGAACAACTCCTGGTGCTCAAAAGTCTCTTCAGAATTGTTGGCAAAGGAAAGAAGCAGTTGAACGGTGTGATCTTGCTTTAGCGAAGTGGATGTTTGATGCATGTGTTCCATTTAATGCTGTTAACTCTGTGTATTATCAGCATGCCATAGATGCTGTAACAACCATGGGTCCTGGTTATAAAGGACCAAACTTGCATGCTATCCGTGGTTATTACTTGGCAAAAGCGGTTGATGAAGTGAAGATTTATGTTGAGAGTTATCGGGCGATTTGGAAGAAGACTGGTTGCACATTAATGGCTGATGGATGGACAGATCAGAAGAGGAGGACTTTAATTAACTTCTTAGTATATTGTCCTAAAGGAacagtttttttgaaaacggtGGATGTATCAGATGTCTCAAAGACTGCTAGATTGCTGTATCAGTTGTTTAGAGAGGTTGTTTTGTATGTTGGGGTAGAAAACATTGTGCATATGGTGACTGATAATGCTGCAAATTATGTTGCTGCTGGCAGGTTATTGATGGAAGaatttcattcaatattttggTCTCCTTGTGCTGCTCATTGCATCAACCTCATACTCCAGGACATTGGTAAATTGCAGTCAGTTGGTTCTGTTGTTGAGCATGCTTCTGGTATCACTAAGTatatttataatcattgttatCCATTGTATTTGATGAGGAAGTTCACTGGAGGAAAAGAAATACTTCGTCCAGCTCCTACTCGTTTTGCCACCAATTTCATTGCATTGCAAAGCATTTTAGCTCATAAAGATCAGTTGAGAGCTATGGTGACATCTAGGGAATGGGTCTCATCTGCTTATGCTAAAgatatcaaaggaaaaaagtttGTTGAAAGTGTGCTAGACTCTTTGTTTTGGGAAGAATGTGCAATAATTGTGCGAATGAGTGAACCTTTAGTTCGAGTTCTACGATTGGTTGATGGTGATGCTAGACCTTCGATGGGATATTTGTATGATGCTATTCATcatgcaaaagaagaaatgatgagGAGATTTCAAAAGAGAAAGCCTACAGTGAAACCTTTCATAGACATTATCAATAATCGGTGGGATGGACAATTTTATAGAAATCTTTATGCAGCGGCATTTTGGTTGAATCCTCGATTTCAATATGATGCAAATATAATGGATAAACATATGAGCACCATTTCTGCACTTCTAGATGTTCTTGAGAAGTATGCACATGGAAATCTACCATTACAAAGTAAGATTACAAGTGAGATGAAGTTTTTTAGGAATGCTGAACATGACTTTGGCCGAGTGTCCGCAAAAAATAATCGCACTCTTATGCCTCCAGGTATATaatttgtatatttaaaaatattatttgacagTCTTACacttttacttattatttttttgtatagatgaatgGTGGATGACATATGGAACCAGCGCTCCAAATCTACAACAATTGGCTATACGAGTGTTAAGTCAAACTTGTAGTTCTTCGGGATGTGAGAGAAATTGGAGTATGTTTGAACATATTCATtccaagaaaagaaatagattGGAGCACCAAAGGCTGAATGACCTTGTTTACGTCCACTGCAATCTAAGATTGaaacaaaagtatttttcttatctctgattccttaaatattattttatcttgtttagtaGCATTATTAATAGTCATATTGTGTTTACcttcacttttaatatatagGAATTATTGGAAAGGACGaaattatgatccaattaatGTTGAGACAatttttgacattgaaaattgggTGGTCGAAGATGACCCATCAATCTTGACAACGGAAGAAGTAGAGAGTTTTCACCAAGCTCTATCAACTATGACCTTACAAGATACATTAGATGATGgtaattaatgattaattatttaatgataaatattatttaaaataaagttttgtttaacacataatatttatttcttaattgtgtttgaaatgtagatgtcataaatgttaatgatattgaagatgattgtgaCGATGAAGTTTCAAAGGAGCATGCTGATGATTTATTAGGTGTTGACGATATTGGCTCCATTCCATCGACATTTGATCCAAATTTTTCTTCCATGGAGACAGAATAACTTAATGTGTTAATTCAACATAAGTGAATGtgttgttgttttaaattttgatgttttgcaGAATAACTTAATGTGTTAATTCAACATAAGTGAATGtgttgttgttttaaattttgatgttttgttttaaatattttagaatttatgttgttggaatttatgtggttggatgttttgttttaaatattttataatttatatttggtttgtattttggatattgaattaaatttatgttgttggtttataatttaaatttggtttaaggAAGTGTTGTATTGTAAttagttatgtgttttttttttttatataggtttttttgggttgacccgggttaacccgggtcaacccacctGACCCGTGACCCAGAAGGTCGACCGGGTCaatgaccgggtcgggtttcaaaactatgactGGACTAGTGTTTATCtattaaggaaaaaacaagtaaatatgtgtgtgtgttaattTGAATTCCTTTATAGAAAAATTCTCACAATAAATTTGATACTTGTACCAATTTggaaaattatttatgttaacaaatattgatcaaaatttACTATGTGtttgtaaaatttgtttatttcaaatcaattatttgaaaattaattgttaatcaTCTTGTAATTTAATGCAATTTAGTCCAACTTGGTTAAATTCACGatatgataaattttgaccAAATCTTTTAATAGAAGCCTATACACGATTATTTTGAGAGTCTTTGCAATTTCTTTGGTTAGGTGGTTTGATTATCTATCCATTTATCTATGTTATTGATATTTCTAGATCcattaagttatatatatttttttttaatgagaaaaaaatatataattagaaacTAAATCTTTAATGGAAACTAGTCTCACAAATCAAACAAGATTTAAGAAACCTACTTGAttttaacatattcaaaaaagagataatgcatttaaattaaactaaaaaaacattaaaaagtaataaaagaaagacaaaGTTGTAaagattgtaaaaaaaaaaaaacaaggaatatATTGTTTCTAGTCAATCACAATAGTTTCCTTGATTGATCACTTTCTAAATCCCctaatcaattttttacttttattagaCCTAGTCAATTTCATTATTGACAATGGATTCTAGCCATATCTCTATTTAGaatagtaaataataattattgttgttattcatTAGAtgtatgaatatattttttattattaatataagtatTCTGATTAACTTGtgcataactttatttttagtaaaatatagaaaatacatGTATAATTGCAATGACTTTTtgtaaattatagaaaattaacAACTAGACAAGCATAGATAAAGTGGTAAGAACCAgctggttaattttttttttgtcctcttCTGTTTTGCTTGTAAAAGTGTACAAGAGAGAGAGACATGTGGAGAAGAGAGAGTCCAATCGGTTTGATAGCCCCGAGCTCTGTAGTTGCATGGTATGGTTTTAATCTGAAGAGAATCCTCATTGGGGCTCGTCTCTTCATGTCTGGTCACCAGCACATGCCCACACTTGCAAGCAAAGGTAAATCCAACCCAATAAGCAAAGCCACCCATCTCTGTCTCTCACACAGCAATTCCTGCCTGCTACTATTTTGTTTCAGCATGGCCATCATCAACGTGGCCGTAGCGATAATGCTGTCTGTTACTTCCTTCCACCTTCACGTAAACTGAATAatttttacagaaaaaaaaacagacagtAAATACCTGAGTGGTAGCTATAGAGATACAGACAGTTTGACCGTACGATTTTATGCACATGTAATCCAAACAATGCTTCCAATGAGACTGTGCAATGCCAGCCAAACAGTCCTTTGCTGTCTGCGCATACAGCAGCGAGCGTGCATCCCGTCGAGAAACCAAGGGGCCAGggaattactttttttttaccaaaggTCAGGAGAAAATTACACGAATTGgatgttaaaaacaaatacacatcCAGCAATGACCTCCATCTTAAACAATATATAGAACAAGAGTCCTTATTGTATACATTAAACatgtttgtgattttctttatttaaaaaaaaaaaaaaaaactgaaagtcAAATAGtaatataacaaaattacacttaaatcataaaaactttgaattaattagatatttgaGCTATAAGTTCTTTTCACCataattcaattattattttcgaAGGAcaaacaatctttttattttttgtgcatAATTAAATGACTTGGCTACCtcttaaataaaaaggaaattataatttacattaaGAGGCTTTTTAGtcttttcaaatttttgaaTACATTGTAATTACTTAATTAACCTTTAAGTGAAAATCTACTAAActatcctttttatttcttcttatgattttttagttaatatcaaatttgattcaatggtATTGTTATATTTAACTAACtattaaatattagtttaaaaaattacttaccAGCATGAGCATTGCAAGTGTCATCAAGTGAGCAATCCTCGCGTCCTTCGCAAGACTTGCACGAGGTTGTCATGTGACCAAACTTTGTATTTTAAGGTGTCGCTTGAATCATCTTGGTATCTCCTCCATGATGAGGCGGTGCATATTGCAAACATCTCTTCAGTCTGTTGTTAgtagttcttttttctttctctttcttgattttcatgcttgtctttttaaaaagttaaagcaatactttaatttgttatttcttcATACTTGGTCCgcattgttttatttgaaataatttataaaattagaattcatttcaattttatcccccttcaatttattttcttttaaatttgatcattattcttttgattaatatttcttttgtttgagatagttttttaaattaatttttttactatttcatcctttttaattttttatataaaatttgatcctcattcttttgattgctattttttcactttgataattttatttatttatttttatctcatcccttaacattaaatttgttgataattagatttttttattgagtccGGTTTCTAAGATTTCACGTGTTGTAAGTTTTATAGATTAACCTAGATTTAGAAGGTTCTCCCAggttttcttgtctttttttaaaaaaaaaactctttttttttcagcttaaccattcaatatttatttaattatagattgggctctgctatttttatttattttatttttatagatttttttcataaattttaaaaataacttgggttatctcgattttttttatatttttcattctttgttgaatttatgttggaaagtttttgaaattcttttttttttttctgatttcatcctttaatattagattggttggaaattattttttctttttggttctatttttctatgttgaatttttttgatattagacttcatgatttttttttaaaaaatcatctttctatttatttatttcaatttcatcacttaGACCACAGGTTAGCTTAAGTTGGCTTAgaatttttttctaggtttgcttttttaaaatttaatagttGTTATGTTATATCCTTAAACAttggattgttttaaaataGAGCTTCATAATCTTTTccgatttgctttctattaagttatcttatttacatGATTTAGATCGTAGAGTTTGGTTAGGTTGCTcagttttctaattgtttttttttttaatttcattcctttatatttcatttgtttgaaattaaagtttgacttgtttttttttttagctcatcCTAGTTTTATGACGTGACTTGCATATTTGACATGCTTATTtaggttaatattaaaaaataattagtctTGCCGATAAAATAGAGTAGGCCATCTAGTAAATACCTACAACCTTGATTGGAGATCATGTAGAgaacacataaaaacaaaaaatcccaCAAATGCTTGGTCCATTTGAGTAAAATATCTATGAAAAACTCATTTGCCGTTctatttactatttattttttacccaaTTTTGTGgggtagttttttaaatttatttttatttaatattcttacaattaaattaaatattttttcaaaacatacaatttaaataatttaaaaatatatattttattaaatgaaatattcttttcttatataagcatttttttataattttattagtgacatgttttttgaattaaaagtaaaggcaattaaaatgaattatataaaaacttcaacaatttaaaataagtaaaaaaatatatctcttcagtaactaaaaaaattctatagttttatttaaaagaaaagacaaattttgaattatatttaatgaaataatattttacatataatttaaattattttatttaacaatagcAAAGTAAATGATGCTACAATAATCATTTAGGAAACTAGAGTTGGCTGGAAAGTTAGGGTATAGAATCGTGGGtcttaaaaatataaggaataaCAATTTGGAAGAAGAATGACTTGTTTATTCCATGACTGAACTTGGCTTAAATAGCCTTTACAAAGTAACCGAAAAGAGAAATAACAACCCACTAATACATGACTATAGCATTGTGGTACACGTAACAGAGAAATTGTCAAGCTTATACAACTAACATCCTGAAAGACAGGGATTTATTCTAACAATCAGGGATTTATTCTAACAAACAATTCTACTTAAACAACAACTTATCATTCCCTCCCTTAAACTAAACACTTTCAAGTATTTAGTTTATCTGATACTTCACATATTCCTAACATGTGTCGCAATTTAAGAAATTGTTCCAACTTTAGTGGCTTAGTCATCACGTAAGCTATTTGATCCTTTGTGCCACAAAATTCTAACTTGATAACACCATTTTTAACCAAATCTCGAAGAAAATGGAACCGCACATCTATATGCTTGCTTCTGCCATGCATGACAGGATTTTTAGAGAGTTTAACGGCTGAGCTGCTGTCACTCATGATTGTAGTGCTTCCTTCCTGCTTATGCCCTATTTTCTCTAGT includes:
- the LOC118032481 gene encoding uncharacterized protein, which codes for MLKRKKRIREMQADFNPFNAQQREHEKLMIRQLEYDDGDDEEEEEDEDVNTKKHMLPPKVAKKKKIQSTGTVKQSTTSYGKQKKSATLGTYFMPRTTPGAQKSLQNCWQRKEAVERCDLALAKWMFDACVPFNAVNSVYYQHAIDAVTTMGPGYKGPNLHAIRGYYLAKAVDEVKIYVESYRAIWKKTGCTLMADGWTDQKRRTLINFLVYCPKGTVFLKTVDVSDVSKTARLLYQLFREVVLYVGVENIVHMVTDNAANYVAAGRLLMEEFHSIFWSPCAAHCINLILQDIGKLQSVGSVVEHASGITKYIYNHCYPLYLMRKFTGGKEILRPAPTRFATNFIALQSILAHKDQLRAMVTSREWVSSAYAKDIKGKKFVESVLDSLFWEECAIIVRMSEPLVRVLRLVDGDARPSMGYLYDAIHHAKEEMMRRFQKRKPTVKPFIDIINNRWDGQFYRNLYAAAFWLNPRFQYDANIMDKHMSTISALLDVLEKYAHGNLPLQSKITSEMKFFRNAEHDFGRVSAKNNRTLMPPDEWWMTYGTSAPNLQQLAIRVLSQTCSSSGCERNWSMFEHIHSKKRNRLEHQRLNDLVYVHCNLRLKQKNYWKGRNYDPINVETIFDIENWVVEDDPSILTTEEVESFHQALSTMTLQDTLDDDVINVNDIEDDCDDEVSKEHADDLLGVDDIGSIPSTFDPNFSSMETE